From a region of the Torulaspora globosa chromosome 7, complete sequence genome:
- the HOC1 gene encoding alpha-1,6-mannosyltransferase (ancestral locus Anc_1.530) → MAKAKKGVFFKRWLLLVVPAVVALALVVRFLNNSKASDLQNLLQNLPKEISQSINSAASSQKSDADLMQQFEALANEIRRKQEDQSKQYEKQRLKLEKQIQELQQIPEKATLREKLVYAFRYDTKSKFPAYIWQVKPNFESDLEDILDRERNWDDKNPGFVHEITNEDMAETLVRHFYSGIPEVIEAYLALPSTVLKVDFFKYLVLLARGGVFADMDTNPLQPVPNWIPEEIEPHKIGIIVGVEHDANSPDWRSRYVRRLQFGTWIIQAKPGHPIIREVVAKITEATLQRKKEGALNVNLRNDLNIMSWTGSGLWTDVIFTYFNDYMRSGILRKITWKEFHELKEPKLLSDVLVFPQFSFNAPIEVKNDDPNKPLYFTTHKGRKSWKTAPKVEGN, encoded by the coding sequence ATGGCTAAGGCGAAGAAGGGAGTCTTTTTTAAGCGGTGGCTGCTGCTTGTTGTTCCAGCAGTAGTTGCGTTGGCGTTGGTGGTTCGGTTCTTGAACAATTCCAAGGCCAGTGATCTGCAGAACTTATTGCAGAATTTACCGAAGGAAATCTCGCAAAGTATCAATTCTGCCGCTTCGAGCCAAAAAAGCGATGCTGACTTGATGCAGCAGTTTGAAGCATTGGCTAATGAGATCAGGAGGAAACAGGAAGACCAAAGCAAACAATATGAAAAACAGCGTCTGAAGCTGGAAAAGCAGATACAAgagctgcagcagatccCCGAGAAGGCTACTTTGCGTGAGAAATTGGTCTACGCCTTTAGATACGACACGAAAAGCAAGTTTCCAGCTTACATATGGCAAGTGAAGCCTAACTTTGAGAGCGATCTTGAGGATATCTTGGATCGGGAGAGAAACTGGGACGATAAGAACCCCGGGTTTGTTCACGAAATTACAAACGAAGACATGGCAGAGACGCTAGTTAGGCACTTCTATTCGGGGATTCCGGAAGTCATAGAAGCCTATCTGGCACTGCCGTCCACCGTGCTGAAAGTggacttcttcaagtactTGGTTCTATTGGCCCGTGGTGGTGTGTTTGCAGACATGGATACTAACCCACTTCAACCAGTGCCCAACTGGATTCcggaagaaattgaacCACACAAGATTGGTATTATCGTTGGAGTCGAACACGATGCGAATTCCCCCGATTGGAGAAGTCGCTACGTCAGGAGGTTGCAATTTGGTACGTGGATTATCCAGGCCAAGCCAGGACATCCAATCATCAGAGAAGTTGTTGCCAAGATCACCGAAGCAACCCTGCAGCGCAAAAAGGAGGGTGCCCTTAACGTCAATTTGAGAAATGATCTGAACATTATGAGTTGGACCGGGTCAGGCCTGTGGACTGATGTGATTTTCACCTATTTCAACGACTACATGAGAAGCGGCATCCTGCGGAAGATAACATGGAAAGAGTTCCATGAACTGAAAGAACCCAAGCTGTTGAGCGATGTTCTAGTCTTCCCACAATTCTCGTTCAATGCACCAATTGAAGTTAAGAATGACGACCCAAATAAGCCGTTGTATTTTACCACACACAAAGGCAGAAAGTCGTGGAAGACTGCCCCAAAAGTCGAGGGCAATTGA
- the CDC11 gene encoding septin CDC11 (ancestral locus Anc_1.531), translating to MSSIIEASSTLRRRKHLKRGITFTLMVVGQSGSGRSTFINTLCGQQVVDVSTTVMLPTDKSTEIELQLREETVELEDDEGVKIQLNIIDTPGFGDSLDNSPSFEVISDYVRHQYDEILLEESRVRRNPRFKDGRVHCCLYLINPTGHGLKEMDVEFIRKLGSLVNVIPVISKSDSLTPDELKLNKKLIMEDVDRFNLPIYNFPFDEEDISEEDYQTNTYLRSLLPFSIIGSNDVEDFGDGVTIRGRRYPWGTLDVEDSSISDFVVLRNTLLISHLHDLKDYTHEILYERYRTEALSGESVPFARSTANAAADMNYVASPAISTPNKSVASNAEQPPANVPHDTYLAREEQIRLEEERLKAFEERVQQELLFKRKELLEREKELREIEERLEREAQLKQESEA from the coding sequence ATGTCAAGTATTATAGAGGCATCCTCCACTTtgaggagaagaaagcatcTGAAGAGAGGTATCACGTTTACCTTGATGGTGGTTGGCCAATCTGGTAGCGGTAGATCCACGTTCATAAACACCCTGTGTGGGCAGCAGGTTGTCGACGTGTCGACGACGGTAATGTTACCGACAGATAAGTCAACTGAGATCGAATTGCAGCTGAGGGAAGAGACGGTGGAATtggaagacgacgaaggGGTGAAAATCCAGCTAAATATAATCGACACGCCTGGATTCGGGGATTCACTGGATAATAGTCCCTCATTTGAGGTGATTTCTGATTATGTTCGTCATCAGTATGACGAGATTTTACTCGAGGAAAGCCGTGTCAGGAGAAACCCAAGGTTTAAGGACGGCAGGGTGCATTGCTGTTTGTACTTGATCAATCCCACGGGACATGGCCTGAAGGAGATGGATGTTGAGTTTATCAGGAAGCTTGGATCACTAGTAAACGTAATTCCCGTGATCAGTAAATCTGACTCGCTGACGCCTGACGAGCTTAAACTGAACAAAAAGCTGATCATGGAAGATGTGGACAGGTTCAATTTACCCATTTACAACTTCCCGTtcgacgaggaagatatttccgaagaagattatcAGACTAACACGTATCTGCGCTCGTTGTTACCTTTCTCGATTATCGGTTCTAATGACGTCGAGGATTTTGGCGACGGAGTGACAATCCGGGGCAGGAGATATCCCTGGGGTACCTTGGATGTCGAGGATTCATCAATCTCCGATTTCGTTGTATTGCGAAACACGCTTCTCATTTCACATTTGCATGATCTAAAGGATTACACGCATGAAATTCTTTACGAGAGATATAGAACGGAAGCACTTTCCGGAGAATCTGTGCCATTCGCGAGATCGACTGCCAATGCAGCCGCTGATATGAACTACGTCGCATCTCCAGCGATCTCCACGCCCAACAAATCTGTGGCCTCAAACGCTGAGCAGCCACCGGCAAACGTGCCCCATGATACGTATTTGGCAAGGGAAGAGCAGATCCGactggaagaagaaaggctGAAGgccttcgaagaaagagtcCAGCAGGAGttgctgttcaagagaaaagaacttttggaaaggGAAAAGGAGCTAAGAGAGATTGAGGAAAGATTAGAAAGGGAAGCTCAACTCAAGCAAGAATCAGAGGCTTGA